In a single window of the Chondrocystis sp. NIES-4102 genome:
- a CDS encoding major facilitator superfamily transporter, translated as MQTFLIVWIGQVISLLGSKLTEFALGFWILDQTYQDTGTITQFALTILFMYLPKVIISPLAGVLIDRWNRRYVMIMSDLGTAIVTLVILSLVWSNNLAVGYIYLALTLSSSLNAFQQPAYMAAIAQLVPPKNLSRANGMVQASFAIAKIAAPAIAGLLMKFVGLETILTIDISTFVIAIITLVVVKFPNFKRFTKPKQKVVNQVITDAVAGWNYIVLRAGLVRLVCFIAISYFTMGMLEVVLWPLLYQPNSTDQLGLVLSIGGCGMLLGSVLMSVWSGPQNRVKAIIGFVGLQGIIVLIGGLKISPIILAVGIFGYLFSQPIIVSCNQAIWQSKVPTRLQGRVFALQQTLERSLAICAYLLAGPLVDNVLNPLMAEGGVIAKIIGKFINTGMGQGVTLLLVLLGIANLLVVAIAYKEPRLRHLEKELPDRNQFNQTKTTPV; from the coding sequence ATGCAAACTTTCTTAATCGTTTGGATTGGACAAGTTATCTCGCTGTTAGGTTCTAAATTGACAGAATTCGCTCTCGGATTTTGGATTTTAGATCAAACTTATCAAGATACAGGTACTATTACCCAATTTGCCTTAACCATATTATTTATGTATTTACCGAAGGTGATTATTTCCCCTTTGGCTGGCGTACTAATTGATCGCTGGAATCGTCGCTATGTCATGATTATGAGCGATTTAGGTACAGCAATAGTAACCTTAGTGATTTTATCTTTGGTTTGGTCAAATAACCTAGCTGTAGGATATATATATCTTGCCTTAACCTTATCCTCTAGTCTTAATGCCTTTCAGCAACCAGCTTATATGGCTGCGATCGCCCAATTAGTACCGCCCAAAAATTTAAGTCGTGCTAATGGTATGGTACAAGCTTCCTTTGCGATCGCTAAAATAGCTGCCCCTGCGATCGCTGGATTATTGATGAAATTCGTAGGTCTCGAGACAATCTTAACTATTGATATTTCTACCTTTGTGATTGCTATTATTACTCTAGTCGTCGTTAAATTCCCTAATTTTAAACGTTTTACCAAACCCAAACAAAAAGTAGTCAATCAAGTTATAACTGATGCGGTAGCTGGCTGGAATTATATTGTACTTCGCGCTGGTTTAGTCCGTCTAGTTTGTTTTATTGCCATTAGCTACTTTACAATGGGAATGCTAGAAGTAGTTCTTTGGCCCCTGCTTTACCAACCCAATTCTACTGATCAATTAGGACTAGTTTTGTCTATAGGTGGGTGTGGAATGCTTTTAGGTAGTGTATTAATGAGTGTTTGGTCGGGGCCTCAAAATCGCGTTAAAGCAATTATTGGTTTTGTAGGTTTACAAGGAATAATCGTATTAATTGGGGGTTTAAAAATCTCACCGATTATTTTAGCCGTGGGAATTTTTGGATATTTATTCTCACAACCAATTATTGTTAGCTGCAACCAGGCTATATGGCAAAGTAAAGTTCCCACTCGTTTACAAGGTCGAGTTTTTGCCCTACAACAAACCTTAGAGCGATCGCTGGCAATCTGTGCTTATTTATTAGCAGGGCCATTGGTAGATAATGTTTTAAATCCTTTAATGGCTGAGGGGGGAGTAATTGCCAAAATCATCGGTAAATTTATCAATACAGGTATGGGGCAGGGTGTAACTCTGTTGCTTGTTTTATTGGGAATTGCTAATCTCTTGGTAGTTGCTATTGCCTACAAAGAACCCCGTTTACGACATTTGGAAAAAGAATTACCTGATCGCAATCAATTTAATCAAACTAAAACTACTCCTGTCTAA
- a CDS encoding putative CAB/ELIP/HLIP family protein — MRSKLMETPEKKFGFTKFAEDWNGRLAMLGFVAGIAVEYFTGKGILEQLGIM, encoded by the coding sequence ATGAGATCAAAACTGATGGAAACTCCAGAAAAAAAATTCGGCTTTACTAAATTTGCAGAGGATTGGAATGGTCGTTTAGCAATGTTAGGCTTTGTGGCTGGCATAGCTGTTGAATACTTTACTGGTAAAGGTATTTTAGAGCAGCTAGGAATCATGTAG
- the fur gene encoding ferric uptake regulation protein, whose protein sequence is MAHYTADSLKAELNSRGWRMTPQREKILHVFQNLPKGNHLSAEELHELVTKRGESISLSTIYRSVKLMARMGILRELELAEGHKHYELNHPYPHHHHHVVCIQCNNTIEFRDDTILKHSLKQCKKEGFQLIDCQLTVMTICPEAIRMGWPSALPTDWCCTRVLSSSQTEKEN, encoded by the coding sequence ATGGCTCACTACACGGCAGATTCTTTAAAAGCCGAATTAAACTCTCGAGGCTGGCGAATGACTCCCCAAAGAGAGAAAATTCTCCATGTGTTTCAAAATTTACCTAAAGGCAATCACCTAAGTGCCGAAGAATTACACGAGCTTGTTACTAAAAGAGGCGAATCTATTAGTTTATCCACCATTTACCGTAGTGTAAAATTGATGGCGCGCATGGGAATTTTGCGAGAATTGGAACTTGCAGAAGGACATAAGCATTATGAATTAAATCATCCTTATCCCCATCACCATCATCATGTGGTTTGTATTCAGTGTAATAATACGATTGAATTTAGAGATGATACTATATTAAAACACAGTTTAAAACAATGTAAGAAAGAAGGATTTCAATTAATTGATTGTCAATTGACAGTGATGACTATTTGCCCTGAAGCTATTCGTATGGGTTGGCCTTCTGCATTACCTACAGACTGGTGTTGTACGCGAGTGCTTTCGTCTTCACAAACAGAAAAAGAAAATTAA
- a CDS encoding putative DnaJ domain-containing protein, which translates to MAKVDNYGENYYLTLGVSQNATLKEIKMAFRHLARQYHPDLNPNDPVSAEKFKQISQAYDVLSDTSKRLRYDRHLPKEENRQTTTTQQRKTNANPRTARDFYNRGTQHAQKKEYRQAIDNYTQAIRRDAKFVDAYLKRCEMRYKMGDNQGVLDDCYQVFSINPKVAKAHYYQGRARFSLGYTQPAIESYNLAIAQDSNYPQAYYYRGMAYKELEVTQAAIEDLSQAAQLFKSQRNHEAYRRSQKIINELTNGQGNNWFSGLVHNFLVTVGLSFFNPGGGLLPAFSRLNTRQLKLVGIVYGIFSSLAFVISYFMTGLPSQQSIWKLLAIGMIPFIALLITSSIVHNLVHRRSSLATDIFIAGTSIAPIAFSFVIIAFIPLSFFPIMIPLTIFGISYSILTLYIGYVQLLNMTEAKAAIIVALLAVANSYICYFAIPYFIN; encoded by the coding sequence ATGGCAAAGGTAGATAACTACGGGGAAAATTACTATCTAACTTTAGGCGTATCTCAAAACGCAACTTTAAAAGAGATAAAAATGGCTTTTCGTCATTTGGCTCGTCAGTATCATCCTGATTTAAATCCAAATGATCCCGTTTCGGCGGAAAAATTTAAGCAAATTTCCCAAGCCTACGATGTCTTATCAGATACTTCTAAAAGGTTGCGATATGATCGGCATTTACCGAAGGAGGAGAATAGGCAAACAACTACTACTCAACAGCGAAAAACTAACGCTAATCCAAGAACAGCTAGAGATTTTTATAATCGGGGTACTCAGCACGCCCAGAAAAAAGAATATCGTCAGGCAATTGATAATTACACTCAAGCAATAAGACGTGATGCTAAATTTGTAGATGCTTATCTCAAAAGATGTGAAATGCGCTACAAAATGGGCGATAATCAAGGGGTTTTGGATGATTGCTATCAAGTATTTAGTATTAATCCCAAAGTAGCCAAAGCTCATTATTATCAAGGTAGAGCGCGTTTTAGTTTAGGGTATACTCAACCAGCAATTGAATCATATAATTTAGCGATCGCCCAAGATAGTAATTATCCGCAAGCATATTATTATCGAGGTATGGCTTATAAGGAACTGGAGGTAACACAAGCTGCAATTGAGGATTTATCACAAGCTGCTCAATTGTTTAAATCGCAAAGAAACCATGAGGCTTATCGTCGTAGTCAAAAAATAATCAATGAATTAACTAATGGTCAGGGTAACAATTGGTTTAGTGGTTTGGTTCATAATTTTTTAGTGACTGTGGGTTTATCTTTTTTTAATCCTGGAGGAGGATTATTACCAGCATTTTCTCGTTTAAATACTAGACAATTAAAATTAGTGGGAATTGTTTACGGTATCTTCTCTAGTCTTGCCTTTGTTATTAGTTATTTTATGACGGGACTACCCTCACAACAGTCCATTTGGAAGTTATTGGCAATTGGGATGATTCCTTTTATTGCTTTATTAATTACTAGTAGTATTGTTCATAATTTAGTTCATCGACGTAGTAGTTTAGCGACGGATATTTTCATTGCAGGCACGAGTATTGCCCCTATAGCTTTCTCTTTTGTAATAATAGCCTTTATTCCGTTATCCTTTTTTCCAATAATGATTCCTTTAACAATTTTTGGAATTTCCTACAGTATATTAACTTTGTATATTGGTTATGTTCAGTTATTAAATATGACTGAGGCAAAAGCAGCAATAATTGTCGCCTTGCTTGCCGTTGCTAATAGTTATATATGTTATTTTGCCATTCCTTATTTTATTAATTAA
- a CDS encoding cupin 2 conserved barrel domain protein, whose protein sequence is MHPGKQAVELCYSLAHAIVPVGETSLVHSLRTSEVYYILSGQAQMHIDDFAEFVVAGDAIYIPPNAKQFITNCGDEPLVFICIVDPAWRQEDETIFPR, encoded by the coding sequence TTGCATCCAGGTAAACAAGCTGTGGAATTATGCTACAGTCTTGCCCATGCAATTGTTCCTGTGGGAGAAACTTCTTTAGTTCATAGTTTAAGAACATCCGAAGTCTACTATATTCTCAGTGGTCAGGCACAGATGCACATTGATGATTTTGCGGAATTTGTAGTAGCGGGCGACGCTATCTATATCCCCCCCAATGCCAAACAGTTTATTACTAATTGTGGGGATGAGCCTTTAGTTTTTATTTGTATTGTTGATCCTGCTTGGCGACAAGAAGATGAAACTATTTTTCCAAGATAA
- a CDS encoding cellulase: protein MKYRLYILLLLLVFTVVIVSLSFLDNDLETLSKVAVVAKKPSIVVNQVGYLPQWHKRAWLRQNLAFSSSNSVPNIPAKLIATDSNEVVATIELQPSTLDQNTQDLIWDIDFSAITKPGTYYLQQGKIKSVPFKIAEDVYQQPLITLLRSYYLQRCGVELDDPVTGISHAPCHLQDAAIAHQDKYYPSGKVISAVGGWHDTGAYSKYVATTTVTIARLLTLYEQYPDLFPDNQLNIPESGNGIADLLDEMQFALDWLLKMQRPDGAVYRKLSGKKWPMGLAPDEDTQPRYLYGISTPETAKLAAVMAIASRNYQDNPQLATKYLTAAMSAWQYLQQQPTMQVEWVEGDDTGSDKYLASEFDREASLTTDIDDRLWAAVELYITTGKADFANYLASNLAQVEYTLFEWKNPAPLGLINYLEQNRQPTSEALVTQIKTKIQQRADLVLNNTRQNAYRIANDRFIWGSSKMTAEEGITLVYAYHLTKNEDYLIAAKDQLDYLLGRNHFNQTFITDIGTNSVKNLSHLYVRAKNIRLPGLMVGGPNGDAQDGMVTKNKGQLSYIDDLRSYTTNENAIDYNASIISLIVNLIKAN from the coding sequence ATGAAGTATAGGTTATATATTTTATTGTTGTTGCTTGTCTTTACTGTTGTCATAGTTAGTTTATCTTTCTTAGATAATGATTTAGAAACTTTATCGAAAGTTGCGGTTGTAGCTAAAAAGCCTTCAATAGTAGTTAATCAAGTAGGGTATTTACCTCAATGGCATAAACGGGCTTGGCTGCGTCAAAATTTAGCATTTTCCTCTTCAAACTCTGTCCCGAATATTCCTGCTAAGTTAATTGCTACTGATAGTAATGAGGTAGTAGCTACTATTGAATTACAACCCTCAACTCTTGACCAAAATACGCAAGATCTAATTTGGGACATAGATTTTAGTGCTATTACTAAACCAGGTACATATTATCTACAACAAGGAAAAATTAAATCTGTACCTTTTAAAATAGCAGAAGATGTATATCAACAACCTTTAATTACCCTATTGCGCTCCTACTATCTACAGCGTTGTGGTGTTGAGCTTGATGATCCTGTTACTGGTATTTCCCATGCGCCTTGTCATCTCCAAGATGCAGCCATTGCTCATCAAGATAAATATTATCCTTCAGGAAAAGTTATCTCTGCTGTGGGGGGTTGGCATGATACAGGGGCTTATAGTAAGTATGTTGCTACAACCACTGTTACTATTGCACGTTTACTCACTCTTTATGAACAATATCCTGATTTATTTCCTGATAATCAATTAAATATCCCTGAAAGTGGTAATGGTATTGCTGACTTGTTGGATGAGATGCAGTTTGCTTTAGATTGGTTGTTAAAAATGCAACGTCCTGATGGTGCGGTATATCGTAAATTATCGGGTAAAAAGTGGCCGATGGGTTTAGCTCCTGATGAGGATACGCAACCTCGTTATCTCTATGGTATTTCTACTCCTGAAACAGCTAAGTTGGCTGCGGTTATGGCGATCGCTAGTCGTAATTATCAAGATAATCCTCAATTAGCCACTAAATATTTAACTGCTGCTATGTCTGCTTGGCAATATCTTCAGCAACAACCTACTATGCAGGTGGAGTGGGTAGAAGGTGATGATACTGGCTCTGATAAATATTTGGCTTCGGAATTTGATCGTGAAGCGAGTTTGACAACTGACATTGACGATCGCCTTTGGGCTGCGGTGGAATTATATATTACTACAGGTAAGGCTGATTTTGCTAATTATTTGGCAAGTAATTTAGCGCAAGTGGAATATACTTTGTTTGAATGGAAAAATCCCGCTCCTTTAGGATTAATTAACTATTTAGAACAAAATCGTCAACCGACTTCTGAAGCATTGGTTACGCAAATTAAAACTAAAATTCAACAAAGAGCAGATTTAGTTCTCAATAACACTCGCCAAAATGCTTACCGCATCGCTAATGATCGTTTTATTTGGGGATCTAGTAAAATGACCGCAGAAGAAGGTATTACTTTGGTTTATGCCTATCATTTAACTAAGAATGAAGATTATTTAATCGCTGCTAAAGATCAGTTAGATTATCTTTTAGGGCGCAACCACTTTAATCAAACTTTTATTACAGATATTGGTACTAACTCTGTTAAAAACCTAAGTCATTTATATGTTCGAGCTAAAAATATTCGTCTACCTGGGTTAATGGTAGGAGGACCCAATGGCGATGCGCAAGATGGGATGGTAACTAAAAATAAAGGTCAGCTAAGTTATATTGATGATCTACGATCCTACACTACTAATGAAAATGCGATCGATTACAATGCTTCAATAATTAGTTTAATAGTTAATCTGATTAAAGCTAACTAA
- a CDS encoding S-formylglutathione hydrolase — translation MSTSLRLTSEFRCFNGTVAYYTHHSTSCNCDMNFAVYLPPQAQSQAVPILYYLSGLTCTAENFITKAGAQAYAAQWGIMLVVPDTSPRNTGIPGEDDTWDLGSGASFYVNATVAPWQKHYQMYSYITQELPTLIAANFPVQAKKQSIFGHSMGGHGALICALKNPQQYLSVSAFAPIASPINCPWGNKAFTAYLGNDKEEWSKYDASELIKTTQIDSIILIDQGTADSFYQQQQLLPETFQSACEMVGQNLNLRWQKGYDHSYFMISSFIKDHIQHHAGYLKQ, via the coding sequence ATGTCTACCTCTCTTCGTCTCACCTCAGAATTTCGTTGCTTTAATGGTACTGTTGCTTACTACACTCATCATTCAACAAGCTGTAACTGTGACATGAACTTTGCAGTCTATCTACCACCCCAAGCACAATCTCAAGCAGTCCCCATTCTCTACTATCTTTCTGGCTTAACTTGTACTGCCGAAAACTTTATTACTAAAGCAGGCGCACAAGCTTATGCTGCTCAATGGGGAATTATGTTAGTTGTACCTGATACTAGCCCTCGTAATACAGGAATACCTGGGGAAGATGATACTTGGGATTTGGGTAGTGGTGCGAGTTTTTATGTTAATGCTACCGTTGCTCCTTGGCAAAAACATTATCAAATGTATAGTTATATAACTCAGGAGTTACCTACGCTAATTGCAGCTAATTTTCCTGTACAAGCTAAAAAACAAAGCATTTTTGGGCATTCTATGGGGGGACATGGGGCTTTAATTTGCGCTCTTAAAAATCCTCAACAATATCTTTCAGTATCCGCTTTTGCACCTATAGCCTCCCCAATTAATTGTCCCTGGGGAAATAAAGCTTTTACTGCTTATTTAGGCAACGATAAAGAGGAATGGAGCAAATACGATGCTAGTGAACTAATTAAGACAACTCAAATAGATTCTATAATTTTAATTGATCAAGGAACGGCAGATTCTTTTTATCAGCAGCAACAGTTACTACCAGAAACTTTTCAGTCTGCTTGTGAAATGGTGGGACAAAATCTTAATTTACGCTGGCAAAAGGGATACGATCACAGCTATTTTATGATTAGTAGTTTTATAAAGGATCATATACAGCATCACGCTGGTTATCTTAAACAGTAA
- a CDS encoding putative reverse transcriptase produces the protein MKDKVWSKSAKVMNTENPMYEWNTIPWRKLEKQVFKLQKRIYQASERGHVKVVRRLQKLLISSWSSKAIAVRQVTQDNQGKKTAGIDGVKSLNPAQRLKLVNNLELENKSKPTRRIWIPKPGSSEKRPLGIPTIMERAKQALAKMALEPEWEAKFEENSYGFRPGRSCHDAITAIHKSLGQKSKYILDADIAKCFDKIDHQKLLGKINTYPKMRRQIKAWLKSGVIDKGVFNPTSEGTPQGGVLSPLLANIALHGMENFIKEKFPRKVNKNMDRPTPNVIRYADDFVILHKDIEVIKQCKILIETWLKDIGLELKPEKTRLSHSLEEYDGNTGFEFLGFHIQHYHAGKYKSALSSKRKPLLHKLKIKPSKKSIKKHLTKIEDVIDKHRVSKTEKVIGTLNPIIRGWTNYFKGVVSCETFKLLDHLTYQKLRRWANRRHPKKGKKWIKNKYWKSIENQKWVFSETYENEITIRLINHSDTKIVRHIKVRGKKSPYDGDFVYWSQRLSKYSELPTRVKTLLKNQKGKCSSCKLSFTSQDILEVDHIKPVSQGGTDTYKNLQLLHRHCHDKKSSQDYKKWREQRYSCQESSY, from the coding sequence ATGAAAGATAAAGTCTGGAGTAAAAGTGCAAAAGTCATGAACACGGAAAATCCGATGTATGAATGGAATACTATACCCTGGCGCAAGCTAGAAAAACAGGTATTTAAGCTGCAAAAAAGAATTTATCAAGCCTCTGAACGTGGACACGTCAAAGTAGTACGCAGACTCCAAAAACTTCTGATAAGCTCATGGTCATCCAAAGCAATTGCGGTAAGACAAGTAACTCAAGACAACCAAGGGAAAAAAACAGCAGGAATAGATGGGGTCAAATCCCTAAATCCTGCACAAAGACTGAAATTGGTAAACAACCTTGAACTAGAGAATAAATCAAAACCCACTAGAAGAATATGGATACCAAAACCAGGGTCGTCTGAGAAAAGACCATTAGGGATTCCTACTATTATGGAAAGAGCAAAACAAGCTCTAGCCAAAATGGCATTAGAACCAGAATGGGAAGCCAAATTTGAAGAAAATTCATACGGTTTCAGACCAGGACGTTCTTGTCATGACGCAATTACGGCAATACATAAGTCACTAGGTCAAAAATCCAAGTACATACTAGATGCGGACATAGCGAAATGTTTTGATAAGATTGACCATCAAAAACTATTAGGGAAAATAAACACTTACCCCAAGATGAGAAGGCAAATTAAAGCATGGCTCAAAAGTGGGGTAATAGACAAAGGGGTCTTCAATCCAACATCTGAGGGAACTCCTCAAGGGGGCGTTTTAAGCCCATTACTTGCGAATATTGCTTTACACGGAATGGAAAACTTTATTAAAGAAAAGTTTCCCAGGAAAGTAAACAAAAATATGGATAGACCGACACCCAATGTTATTCGATATGCTGACGACTTTGTGATTTTACACAAAGATATAGAAGTAATCAAACAGTGCAAAATCCTAATAGAAACTTGGCTAAAAGATATAGGTTTAGAGTTAAAACCAGAGAAAACTCGTCTAAGCCACAGTCTTGAAGAGTACGATGGAAACACAGGATTTGAATTCTTAGGTTTCCATATCCAGCACTATCATGCAGGGAAATACAAATCAGCACTAAGCTCAAAGAGAAAACCACTCCTTCACAAACTGAAAATCAAACCTTCCAAAAAAAGTATCAAAAAACATCTAACGAAGATTGAAGATGTAATTGATAAACATCGAGTATCCAAAACTGAAAAAGTTATTGGAACACTCAACCCAATCATTAGAGGATGGACTAACTACTTCAAGGGAGTAGTCAGTTGTGAAACGTTTAAACTCCTAGACCACCTAACATATCAAAAACTCAGAAGATGGGCGAATAGAAGACACCCCAAAAAAGGGAAAAAGTGGATTAAAAACAAATATTGGAAATCCATAGAAAACCAAAAATGGGTGTTCTCAGAAACCTATGAGAATGAAATCACCATTCGTCTAATAAATCATTCGGATACTAAGATTGTTCGACATATAAAAGTTAGAGGGAAAAAATCCCCCTATGATGGTGATTTTGTTTATTGGAGTCAAAGATTAAGCAAATACTCAGAGTTGCCAACAAGAGTAAAAACTTTACTCAAAAATCAAAAAGGCAAATGCTCAAGTTGTAAACTGTCATTCACCAGTCAAGACATATTGGAAGTTGACCATATCAAACCTGTAAGTCAAGGCGGAACAGACACGTACAAAAATCTGCAACTACTACATCGACACTGCCACGATAAAAAATCAAGCCAAGATTATAAAAAATGGCGAGAACAGAGGTATTCATGTCAAGAATCATCTTACTGA
- a CDS encoding putative acetyltransferase, producing the protein MYYQKTNRQANNFDLIRSVFALVVVIAHIASFSQLAVFLRLEEIFNPKVAVDGFFIVSGFLIFMSFERSSSLASYIKKRSTRILPGYIAVIVICAVAFSLISSLSFKQYFNLEFLKYIFFNLLTLNFLQPTLPGVFENNRIQAVNFPLWTIKVEIMFYIVVPFIAYILVKTNKILAIGAIYLLSILYSTAIMQLSGHLDAGIIVQLEQQLPGQMAFFISGALLYYYFDKFRQNILLFLPLAVLVIILHNHALNIYLLYPLALAAIVIYFALIFKYLGNFGKYGDFSYGIYIWHFPILQVLDHYKMFDNPSVAIPLSFISIFFVAFLSWHLIEKPFLSRKSHYVAAETKIKEYVTK; encoded by the coding sequence ATGTACTATCAAAAAACTAACCGCCAAGCCAATAATTTTGATTTAATCAGATCTGTATTTGCGCTCGTTGTCGTAATTGCCCATATTGCCTCTTTTTCCCAACTCGCAGTTTTTCTAAGACTGGAGGAAATTTTTAATCCAAAAGTAGCAGTAGACGGATTTTTTATTGTTAGTGGATTTTTGATTTTTATGAGTTTTGAAAGAAGTTCTTCTTTAGCTAGCTACATTAAGAAAAGAAGCACCAGAATTTTACCAGGATATATTGCAGTTATTGTTATTTGTGCAGTGGCGTTTTCTTTAATATCGAGTCTTAGTTTTAAGCAATACTTTAATTTAGAATTTCTTAAATATATATTTTTTAATTTACTAACTCTTAATTTTTTACAACCTACCTTACCTGGGGTATTTGAAAATAATAGAATTCAAGCTGTTAATTTCCCTCTTTGGACAATCAAGGTGGAAATTATGTTTTATATAGTAGTGCCTTTTATTGCCTATATTTTAGTTAAAACCAATAAAATCTTAGCAATAGGAGCTATCTACTTATTATCCATTTTATATTCAACCGCCATCATGCAATTATCTGGACATTTAGATGCAGGTATCATAGTTCAGTTAGAGCAACAATTACCAGGACAGATGGCTTTTTTCATTTCAGGTGCATTACTTTATTATTATTTTGATAAATTTCGTCAAAATATTCTCTTGTTTCTGCCACTCGCTGTATTAGTTATAATTCTCCACAATCACGCTTTAAATATATATCTTTTATATCCTTTAGCTTTAGCAGCGATCGTAATTTATTTTGCTTTAATTTTTAAATATTTAGGAAACTTTGGTAAGTATGGAGATTTTTCCTACGGCATATATATCTGGCATTTTCCGATTTTACAGGTTTTAGATCATTATAAAATGTTTGATAATCCCTCGGTAGCAATACCTTTATCCTTTATCTCTATCTTTTTTGTGGCTTTTCTCTCTTGGCATTTGATTGAGAAGCCCTTTTTAAGCAGGAAATCCCATTATGTAGCTGCCGAAACTAAAATTAAGGAATATGTAACCAAATAA
- a CDS encoding peptidase U61 LD-carboxypeptidase A yields the protein MQSSLPSCQLPPKLTPGDLIMAIAPSGALKEIAALEAGIDIWRKRGYRVEFGENYQSCYGYLAGSDRQRRLDLAAAWQNPECKAIVAIRGGYGGARVLEDWNWEQQQASIKPKWVIGFSDVTSLLWSLARVKISSLHAPVLTTLAAEPDWAIARMFNYLETGEIGALQGKPGKGGEVSGILLPANLTVATHILHTTMQPDLTGAILALEDVTEYPYRIDRMLTHWRMTGVFKQIKGIALGRFSRCQPYPGTNSWTVQEVLRDRLEDLDIPIIYDLPFGHDGTNAVLPVGQSVILNSNTGVLSWQNNSAKISNTE from the coding sequence ATGCAAAGCTCACTCCCATCATGTCAGTTACCACCAAAGCTTACACCTGGGGATTTAATAATGGCGATCGCACCTAGTGGCGCATTAAAAGAAATAGCAGCGTTAGAAGCAGGGATTGATATCTGGCGTAAACGAGGATATAGAGTGGAGTTTGGGGAAAATTATCAGTCTTGTTATGGATACTTAGCAGGAAGCGATCGCCAAAGAAGGTTAGATTTAGCAGCAGCTTGGCAAAATCCAGAATGTAAAGCAATTGTCGCTATTAGAGGGGGATATGGTGGGGCGAGAGTCTTAGAAGATTGGAATTGGGAACAACAACAAGCATCTATAAAACCGAAATGGGTCATAGGCTTTTCCGATGTAACCAGTTTACTATGGAGTTTAGCCAGGGTGAAGATTAGTAGTCTCCATGCACCAGTCTTAACAACCTTAGCAGCAGAACCAGATTGGGCGATCGCCAGAATGTTTAACTATCTAGAGACAGGAGAAATAGGAGCGTTACAGGGAAAACCTGGTAAGGGAGGGGAGGTATCAGGGATTTTACTACCAGCAAATCTAACTGTCGCAACTCACATATTACATACAACGATGCAGCCAGACTTAACAGGGGCAATTTTAGCATTAGAAGATGTAACGGAGTATCCCTACCGAATTGATCGAATGTTAACCCACTGGAGAATGACAGGTGTATTTAAGCAGATAAAAGGTATAGCTTTGGGTCGTTTTAGTCGCTGTCAACCATATCCAGGTACAAATAGTTGGACAGTTCAAGAAGTCTTACGCGATCGCTTAGAGGATTTGGATATTCCCATAATATATGATTTACCCTTTGGACACGATGGAACTAATGCTGTCCTACCAGTCGGACAAAGCGTTATTTTAAATAGCAATACAGGTGTCTTAAGTTGGCAGAATAATTCTGCTAAAATTTCAAACACAGAGTAA